One stretch of Candidatus Bathyarchaeia archaeon DNA includes these proteins:
- the dph5 gene encoding diphthine synthase, with protein sequence MRELVFVGLGLNSEKGITLQGVEEAKTADAVFAELYTSLLPDFSMENLESLVGKEVKVLSRRDLEDENGKLLFEAAEVGKVVFLVPGDPFIATTHVTLRVEAAKRQVSTRVVHGASIISAIIGVSGLHNYKFGKTVTIPFPENFSETPYNVIAQNKQLGMHTLCLLDLNAVEKRFMTIQEALSLLQGIEQKRKQGIVTEDTLAVGLARAGSSQPTLKADLVSELVKYDFGQPPMTLIFPGQMHFSEADALIAFAGAPQKIRSLTP encoded by the coding sequence GTGCGTGAACTGGTCTTTGTGGGCTTAGGATTAAACAGCGAAAAAGGCATTACCCTGCAAGGCGTAGAAGAAGCCAAAACCGCAGATGCCGTCTTTGCTGAGTTGTACACGAGTTTGCTGCCTGACTTTTCCATGGAAAATCTTGAAAGTCTTGTGGGCAAAGAAGTCAAGGTGCTTTCACGGCGCGATTTGGAGGATGAGAACGGCAAGCTGCTCTTCGAAGCTGCAGAGGTGGGTAAAGTGGTTTTTTTGGTTCCCGGTGACCCCTTCATCGCCACCACCCATGTGACGTTGCGGGTTGAAGCTGCCAAACGCCAAGTGTCCACCCGCGTGGTTCATGGGGCAAGCATAATCAGCGCCATCATCGGTGTTTCAGGCTTGCACAATTACAAGTTCGGCAAAACCGTCACCATCCCCTTCCCCGAAAACTTTAGCGAAACCCCCTACAACGTCATCGCCCAAAACAAGCAGTTGGGTATGCACACGCTTTGCCTGCTAGATTTGAATGCCGTCGAAAAACGTTTCATGACCATCCAAGAAGCTCTTAGTCTGCTGCAAGGCATCGAGCAGAAACGCAAGCAGGGCATTGTTACCGAGGATACGTTGGCTGTTGGGCTTGCCAGGGCAGGAAGCAGCCAACCCACGCTTAAGGCGGACTTGGTCAGCGAACTTGTTAAGTACGATTTTGGGCAGCCACCCATGACCCTAATTTTTCCAGGACAAATGCATTTCTCTGAAGCAGATGCGTTGATTGCGTTTGCGGGTGCACCGCAGAAAATTCGGAGCCTAACCCCATGA
- a CDS encoding DUF357 domain-containing protein has product MNTDAQALSGKYIAAMEKVVKDMTRQKGALNISEACVDEILGYVDAYLQDAKYFWSQKQFETSLTSIAYCEGILDALKLIGAVTVSTETVQKSAETE; this is encoded by the coding sequence ATGAACACCGATGCTCAGGCGCTTTCAGGAAAATACATTGCAGCCATGGAAAAAGTCGTCAAGGATATGACCCGCCAAAAAGGCGCGCTCAACATAAGCGAGGCATGTGTTGACGAGATTCTTGGTTACGTTGACGCGTACTTGCAGGATGCTAAGTATTTTTGGAGCCAAAAACAGTTTGAAACCAGCTTAACCTCCATTGCGTACTGTGAGGGAATCCTTGATGCGCTCAAACTCATCGGCGCAGTCACCGTTTCCACTGAAACAGTCCAAAAGTCCGCGGAAACGGAATAA
- a CDS encoding adenylyltransferase/cytidyltransferase family protein: MPNSKEKPTVVLASGVFDLLHLGHVKFLEEAKAAGGKNAQLIVIIARDSTVEKTKGRKPIMPENQRRALVESLKVVDEAVLGVEGLGIDDVVKTVKPDIIALGYDQKEMERQVKQYVQKNQLSVKVVRVGKFEAEELDSSSKIRKKIVEKYT, encoded by the coding sequence ATGCCAAACTCAAAGGAGAAACCAACGGTCGTTTTGGCTTCAGGAGTCTTCGACCTGCTACATTTGGGACACGTAAAGTTCTTGGAAGAAGCAAAAGCCGCAGGCGGAAAAAACGCCCAGCTCATCGTCATCATCGCCCGTGACAGCACCGTGGAGAAAACCAAAGGCAGAAAACCCATCATGCCCGAAAACCAACGCCGCGCATTGGTGGAGTCGCTTAAGGTGGTGGATGAGGCGGTTTTGGGCGTGGAAGGGTTAGGCATTGACGATGTAGTCAAAACTGTGAAACCCGATATAATCGCTTTGGGCTACGACCAGAAAGAAATGGAACGCCAAGTTAAACAGTACGTCCAGAAAAACCAGTTAAGCGTGAAGGTAGTACGGGTTGGAAAATTTGAAGCTGAAGAGCTTGACAGCAGCTCCAAAATCCGCAAAAAAATAGTTGAGAAATACACATGA